The following are encoded in a window of Salvelinus fontinalis isolate EN_2023a chromosome 40, ASM2944872v1, whole genome shotgun sequence genomic DNA:
- the LOC129839003 gene encoding zinc finger protein OZF-like, producing MSSLSYSPPAKEGEVWWTEKEAFVKEEDEEEAVTIQKQVEGEAVTVKKKEKEVTVKEEEDVTVKEEKEEEDVTVKEEEEEKEEDAVFGVKEEEGEITVTLEEEEEVGDLFNTRERLNYRGSSGEPQQHHDAEKSLSTSEHLKKHPERSTGEKSNHCVYCGKSYSCSDSLKVHQRIHTGEKPYSCDQCGKSFTQSGCLIVHQRTHTGEKSNHCFDCGKSFSRSDSLKVHQRIHTGEKPFCCSYCGKHYSRLNSLQGHLRIHTGEKSYSCDQCEKSFAQSGNLLVHQRTHTGEKPYGCDQCGKSFTQSGSLIVHQRIHTGEKPYGCDQCGKSFTQSGSLIVHQRAHTGDKPYGCDQCGKRFVASNYLTTHQRTHREKSYGCNQCGKSFTQPNILIVHLRTHTGEKPHSCDQCGKRYSDKRSLIKHQKIHT from the exons atgagttcactaagttACTCTCCTCCTGCTAAAGAAGGGGAAGTCTggtggacggagaaagaagctttcgtgaaagaggaggacgaagaggaggctgttacaatacaaaaacaagtagagggtgaggctgttaccgtgaaaaagaaagagaaagaggttacagtgaaagaagaggaagatgttacagtaaaagaagagaaagaggaggaagatgttacagtaaaagaagaggaggaagagaaagaggaggatgccgtttttggagtgaaggaggaggagggggagattactgtcacattggaggaagaagaggaggttggagatctgtttaacacca gagagagattgAACTACCGTgggtcctctggggagcctcaacaacatcatgatgcAGAGAAAagtctctccacatcagaacacctcaagaaacacccaGAAAGATccacaggagagaaatctaaCCACTGTGTTTACTGTGGGAAGAGTTACTCATGTTCAGATTCACTAAAAGTACACCAGagaattcacacaggagagaaaccttatagctgtgatcaatgtgggaagagttttactcagtcaggCTGTCTgatagtgcaccagagaacacacacaggagaaaaatcTAACCACTGTTTTGACTGTGGGAAAAGTTTCTCAAGATCAGATTCACTAAAAGTACACCAAagaattcacacaggagagaaacctttctgCTGCTCTTACTGTGGGAAACATTACTCAAGATTAAATTCACTACAAGGACACCTGAGAATTCACAcgggagagaaatcttatagctgtgatcaatgtgagaaGAGTTTTGCTCAGTCAGGCAATCTGctagtgcaccagagaacacacactggagagaaaccttatggctgtgatcaatgtgggaagagttttactcagtcaggCAGCCTGAtagtgcaccagagaatacacactggagagaaaccttatggctgtgatcaatgtgggaagagttttactcagtcaggCAGCCTGATAGTGCACCAGAGAGCACACACCGGAGATAAAccttatggctgtgatcaatgtgggaagaggtttGTTGCATCTAACTATCTGACGacacatcagagaacacacagagagaaatcctacggctgtaatcaatgtgggaagagttttactcagccaAACATTCTGATAGTACatctgagaacacacacaggagagaaacctcatagctgtgatcaatgtgggaagagatactctgataaaagatctctgatcaaacatcagaaaatacatacatga